The Leifsonia williamsii genome includes a region encoding these proteins:
- a CDS encoding helix-turn-helix domain-containing protein: MPVHDGDSGVLAHVAGNVRRLRQERGLSQATLAERSGVSRRTIINLEAGEANVSLSGLDRVADALSTRFSALVAEPSAPSTAINALAWRGAGPESSASLLGSAPALSEAQLWSWSLSPGDRYHAEPDPAGWHELLLVTSGRLRLELEDGETLLGPGDHAIYSSAQRYAYVAVGEEAVRFVRVAVS, translated from the coding sequence ATGCCAGTTCATGACGGCGACTCCGGCGTGCTCGCGCACGTTGCCGGCAACGTCCGCCGCCTCCGCCAGGAGCGGGGCCTCAGCCAGGCGACCCTCGCCGAACGCTCGGGGGTCAGCCGCCGCACGATCATCAACCTGGAGGCGGGGGAGGCCAACGTCAGCCTCTCGGGCCTCGACCGGGTCGCCGACGCCCTGAGCACCCGATTCAGCGCCCTCGTCGCCGAGCCCTCGGCTCCCTCCACCGCGATCAACGCACTGGCCTGGCGGGGAGCCGGACCCGAGAGCTCAGCCTCCCTGCTCGGCTCGGCGCCCGCATTGTCGGAGGCGCAGCTGTGGTCGTGGTCGCTCTCACCCGGCGACCGCTACCACGCCGAACCCGACCCGGCCGGCTGGCACGAGCTGCTGCTGGTCACCTCCGGCCGCCTCCGCCTCGAACTGGAGGACGGGGAGACGCTGCTCGGGCCCGGTGACCACGCGATCTACTCCAGCGCCCAGCGGTACGCGTATGTCGCCGTGGGGGAGGAGGCGGTGCGGTTCGTGCGGGT
- a CDS encoding DMT family transporter: protein MLHRLRAIRFSRQELALIAITALWGATFLIVHLAMQHSGPWFFVGLRFLVAGLLSAALFHRALRGMRWRDLGAGATIGVTITLGYGLQTHGLQTVSSSTSAFITAIYVPLVPLLQWIVLRRAPRALTLVGVALAFLGLLLLAGPDAVRIGLGEGEVVTLISTLPIAAEIILISAFARIADVRRVTVVQLLVAGVLGFAVMPLVGEAAPAFSWAWLLPAVGLGVASCVIQLTMNWAQRSVSPTRATIIYAGEPVWGGIIGRLAGDRLPLVAVFGAALIVAGVIVSELQPKKRRAEASAGRPLPDSADPAYGRGMPTYTATRPLDGDADLYFDYISNPENLPAYFPRMTQAHELPDGKVETTAQVDVDRDGEDETVTSEAEFDVDNAAREVRWSAPGPHEYHGALRLTDDAAELTIHTTHEHDGIQEALEESLESIARNLREQV from the coding sequence ATGCTGCACAGGCTCCGCGCGATCCGCTTCTCCCGGCAGGAGCTCGCCCTCATCGCGATCACCGCGCTCTGGGGCGCGACGTTCCTGATCGTGCACCTGGCGATGCAGCACAGCGGACCGTGGTTCTTCGTCGGGCTGCGCTTCCTCGTGGCCGGGCTGCTGAGCGCTGCTCTGTTCCACCGGGCCCTGCGCGGGATGCGCTGGCGCGACCTCGGCGCCGGGGCCACGATCGGGGTGACCATCACACTCGGTTACGGCCTGCAGACACACGGGCTGCAGACCGTCAGCAGCAGCACCTCCGCGTTCATCACCGCGATCTACGTACCGCTCGTGCCGCTGCTGCAGTGGATCGTGCTGCGGCGGGCGCCGCGGGCGCTCACGCTGGTCGGCGTCGCGCTCGCGTTCCTCGGGCTGCTGCTGCTCGCCGGGCCGGACGCGGTGCGCATCGGGCTCGGCGAGGGCGAGGTCGTGACACTGATCAGCACCCTGCCCATCGCGGCCGAGATCATCCTGATCAGCGCGTTCGCGCGCATCGCCGACGTGCGGCGGGTGACGGTCGTGCAGCTCCTCGTGGCCGGGGTGCTCGGGTTCGCCGTCATGCCGCTGGTCGGGGAGGCCGCTCCCGCGTTCTCGTGGGCGTGGCTGCTGCCCGCGGTGGGGCTCGGCGTCGCGAGCTGCGTCATCCAGCTCACCATGAACTGGGCACAGCGGTCGGTGTCGCCGACGCGCGCGACGATCATCTACGCCGGCGAGCCGGTGTGGGGCGGGATCATCGGGCGGCTCGCCGGCGACCGCCTCCCCCTGGTCGCCGTGTTCGGCGCCGCGCTGATCGTCGCCGGCGTCATCGTCAGCGAGTTGCAGCCGAAGAAGCGGCGAGCAGAAGCGAGCGCCGGGAGGCCCCTCCCGGACTCCGCCGACCCGGCGTACGGTCGCGGCATGCCCACCTACACCGCCACCCGGCCGCTCGACGGAGACGCCGACCTGTACTTCGACTACATCTCGAACCCCGAGAACCTGCCCGCCTACTTCCCGCGGATGACGCAGGCCCACGAGCTCCCCGACGGCAAGGTCGAGACCACCGCGCAGGTCGATGTCGACCGCGACGGCGAGGACGAGACGGTCACCTCCGAGGCCGAGTTCGACGTCGACAACGCCGCACGCGAGGTGCGCTGGTCGGCGCCCGGTCCGCACGAGTACCACGGCGCGCTGCGGCTCACCGACGACGCGGCCGAGCTGACCATCCACACGACGCACGAGCACGACGGCATCCAGGAGGCCCTGGAGGAGTCGCTCGAGTCGATCGCGCGCAACCTCCGCGAGCAGGTCTGA